The following are encoded together in the Salvia hispanica cultivar TCC Black 2014 chromosome 6, UniMelb_Shisp_WGS_1.0, whole genome shotgun sequence genome:
- the LOC125192204 gene encoding uncharacterized protein LOC125192204 isoform X1 — MMNWTRVFKSFQVAIAHGLLFSFSVILSLKLDHAVNYSWWLVFSPIWLFHAVVARGRFSLPAPSMPHGRHWAPFHAIVAAPLLIAFELLLCVHLEKRYAVNLKIVFLPLLALEAAILVDNIRMCRALMPADDDVDSMSDEAVWETLPHFWISISMVFFIAATTFTLLKLCGNVVGLGWWDLFINYGVAECFAFLICTKWYNPSIHRRSHLTAAAAASSSSNIRSFTWNNGVLVPPDEDNHENRMCSLQDIGGHIMKIPLIGFQVMLFMYLEGTPPAVRSIPIPLLFSPLLLLQGVGFLFAIYRFFEKISVLLNDEAETGSSFRLPSSAYDYMGFLRRGSRFLGWWSIDEGSREEQARLYSSWASGYNTFSPDTVKKMPKSELAKEIGRLQSALISQTEITNISQEEFDRLLNEKILCRVCFDEQINVVLLPCRHYALCSTCCEKCKRCPICRVYIDERLLVHDDV, encoded by the exons ATGATGAACTGGACGAGAGTTTTCAAGTCTTTTCAAGTGGCGATAGCTCATGGCTTGCTTTTCTCCTTCTCtgtcattctctctctcaagctCGATCATGCTGTCAACTACTCTTGGTG GTTGGTTTTTTCTCCTATCTGGTTATTTCATGCAGTCGTAGCAAGAGGAAGATTCTCTTTACCTGCCCCTTCTATGCCTCATGGCCGACAT TGGGCGCCTTTTCATGCCATTGTGGCGGCTCCGTTGCTTATTGCTTTCGAACTTCTCCTCTGTGTACATCTTGAGAAAAGATATG CTGTAAATTTGAAGATTGTGTTTCTGCCTCTGCTAGCTCTAGAGGCTGCAATTTTGGTTGATAACATTAG GATGTGTAGGGCCCTTATGCCTGCAGATGATGATGTTGATAGTATGAGTGATGAAGCTGTTTGGGAGACTCTCCCA CACTTTTGGATTTCCATCTCAATGGTCTTCTTCATTGCTGCGACAACATTTACACTTCTGAAACTATGTG GTAATGTAGTTGGTCTTGGTTGGTGGGATCTGTTCATAAATTATGG GGTTGCAGAGTGCTTCGCATTCCTTATTTGTACTAAGTGGTACAATCCTTCAATTCATAGACGTTCACATCttacagcagcagcagcagcatcaTCGTCATCAAATATCAGATCTTTTACCTGGAATAACGGTGTATTAGTACCACCCGATGAAGACAATCATGAAAACAGAATGTGCAGTTTGCAAGACATTGGTGGGCATATCATGAAAATTCCATTGATTGGTTTCCAAGTTATGCTCTTCATGTACTTGGAG GGAACCCCCCCTGCTGTTAGAAGTATCCCGATTCCGCTTTTGTTTTCTCCTCTTCTGTTGCTGCAAGGAGTTGGATTTTTGTTCGCCATATATAGATTCTTTGAGAAAATCTCCGTCTTACTTAATGATGAAGCTGAAACTGGAAGCAGCTTTAGATTACCTTCTAGTGCTTATGACTATATGGGGTTTCTGCGTCGTGGATCAAG GTTCCTGGGATGGTGGTCAATTGATGAAGGAAGCCGTGAAGAGCAAGCTCGATTATATTCTTCATGGGCTTCAGG GTACAATACGTTCTCGCCTGATACTGTCAAGAAGATGCCGAAGTCTGAACTTGCTAAGGAG ATAGGGAGGCTTCAATCAGCACTCATTTCACAAACAGAAATCACAAATATCAGCCAGGAAGAGTTTGACAGACTTTTAAAT GAAAAAATCCTTTGCCGAGTTTGCTTTGATGAGCAAATAAACGTAGTCCTGCTCCCTTGCAGGCATTATGCTCTTTGCAG CACCTGCTGTGAGAAGTGCAAGAGATGCCCTATCTGCCGCGTATACATTGATGAGCGGCTACTTGTACATGACGATGTATAG
- the LOC125192204 gene encoding uncharacterized protein LOC125192204 isoform X2, which translates to MACFSPSLSFSLSSSIMLSTTLGVVARGRFSLPAPSMPHGRHWAPFHAIVAAPLLIAFELLLCVHLEKRYAVNLKIVFLPLLALEAAILVDNIRMCRALMPADDDVDSMSDEAVWETLPHFWISISMVFFIAATTFTLLKLCGNVVGLGWWDLFINYGVAECFAFLICTKWYNPSIHRRSHLTAAAAASSSSNIRSFTWNNGVLVPPDEDNHENRMCSLQDIGGHIMKIPLIGFQVMLFMYLEGTPPAVRSIPIPLLFSPLLLLQGVGFLFAIYRFFEKISVLLNDEAETGSSFRLPSSAYDYMGFLRRGSRFLGWWSIDEGSREEQARLYSSWASGYNTFSPDTVKKMPKSELAKEIGRLQSALISQTEITNISQEEFDRLLNEKILCRVCFDEQINVVLLPCRHYALCSTCCEKCKRCPICRVYIDERLLVHDDV; encoded by the exons ATGGCTTGCTTTTCTCCTTCTCtgtcattctctctctcaagctCGATCATGCTGTCAACTACTCTTGGTG TCGTAGCAAGAGGAAGATTCTCTTTACCTGCCCCTTCTATGCCTCATGGCCGACAT TGGGCGCCTTTTCATGCCATTGTGGCGGCTCCGTTGCTTATTGCTTTCGAACTTCTCCTCTGTGTACATCTTGAGAAAAGATATG CTGTAAATTTGAAGATTGTGTTTCTGCCTCTGCTAGCTCTAGAGGCTGCAATTTTGGTTGATAACATTAG GATGTGTAGGGCCCTTATGCCTGCAGATGATGATGTTGATAGTATGAGTGATGAAGCTGTTTGGGAGACTCTCCCA CACTTTTGGATTTCCATCTCAATGGTCTTCTTCATTGCTGCGACAACATTTACACTTCTGAAACTATGTG GTAATGTAGTTGGTCTTGGTTGGTGGGATCTGTTCATAAATTATGG GGTTGCAGAGTGCTTCGCATTCCTTATTTGTACTAAGTGGTACAATCCTTCAATTCATAGACGTTCACATCttacagcagcagcagcagcatcaTCGTCATCAAATATCAGATCTTTTACCTGGAATAACGGTGTATTAGTACCACCCGATGAAGACAATCATGAAAACAGAATGTGCAGTTTGCAAGACATTGGTGGGCATATCATGAAAATTCCATTGATTGGTTTCCAAGTTATGCTCTTCATGTACTTGGAG GGAACCCCCCCTGCTGTTAGAAGTATCCCGATTCCGCTTTTGTTTTCTCCTCTTCTGTTGCTGCAAGGAGTTGGATTTTTGTTCGCCATATATAGATTCTTTGAGAAAATCTCCGTCTTACTTAATGATGAAGCTGAAACTGGAAGCAGCTTTAGATTACCTTCTAGTGCTTATGACTATATGGGGTTTCTGCGTCGTGGATCAAG GTTCCTGGGATGGTGGTCAATTGATGAAGGAAGCCGTGAAGAGCAAGCTCGATTATATTCTTCATGGGCTTCAGG GTACAATACGTTCTCGCCTGATACTGTCAAGAAGATGCCGAAGTCTGAACTTGCTAAGGAG ATAGGGAGGCTTCAATCAGCACTCATTTCACAAACAGAAATCACAAATATCAGCCAGGAAGAGTTTGACAGACTTTTAAAT GAAAAAATCCTTTGCCGAGTTTGCTTTGATGAGCAAATAAACGTAGTCCTGCTCCCTTGCAGGCATTATGCTCTTTGCAG CACCTGCTGTGAGAAGTGCAAGAGATGCCCTATCTGCCGCGTATACATTGATGAGCGGCTACTTGTACATGACGATGTATAG
- the LOC125196545 gene encoding small polypeptide DEVIL 4-like — MKMSSSSKRRISSRGIAGVLREQRARLYIIRRCVVMLLCYHD, encoded by the coding sequence atgaagatgagcagcagcagcaagagAAGAATATCAAGCAGAGGAATAGCAGGAGTGTTGAGAGAGCAAAGGGCTCGTCTCTACATCATCCGACGCTGCGTCGTCATGCTTCTTTGCTACCATGATTAG